The genomic window TGAATTCGATTCCGCCTCCGTAACCGACCGGATCCCCAATCACCAATGTCGGGCGCACAATAGTCCATTCTAGGCTAGACTCCTTGACACAAGACTCCCCCGCCAACTTACTTTTGCCATATTCCGTAAGTACGGGATATGTAACAGAAATGCTAGAAACGTAAAGCAAGCGCTTTACACCGGCTTCCCGGGCGGCGGCAACCACATTCCGGGTACCATCGGTATTGATGCGTTCAAAGGCGCCCGGTTTTGTCGAAAGAAGGATAGCGGCCAGGTGGTAGACCAAATCTACACCTTCAAAGGCCTTGCGGATCGATTCGAGATCCGACACATCCCCATAAAAAACCTCCACCCCCTCGGGTAAAAACCCAGCCTGGGTATCGCCCGGGAGCACAAGCACGCGAACACACACATCACGAGCCAAAAGTTCCCGACAGAGCGCCTTCCCTACGACGCCTGCGCCACCCGTCACCAAAGCAATCATTGCTAGGCTTCCAGCAAATAGCGGATATCCTTGACCTTGCGGGCAAGGTCTTCGTCTTTATCCATCTGCTTTACAAGTGAACGAATCGCGGCGATAACAGAAGAGTAATCCCTGTTAAAGAATTCGCCAATATTTACAAGCGATGAGCTCGTCATTTCGCGGCAGAGGTACATCGCCACCTTGCGCGGAAGGGCTACACCTGCGTCCTGACGCTTGCTTGCAAGGGCCGTGAGTTCGCAACCGAATTCCATTGCCACGGTCTCGGAGATTCCCTTGACCGAAAGATCCTCGACGCCAGAAGTTCCCGGAGCAGCCACCAAGCGCTTGACAGCGCCCAAGTCCAGGTTTTCTTCGCAGAACTCGTTCATGGCGCGAAGTCCATTCAGCATACCCTCGATCACGCGGAAGTTTTCGCGCGGAGGAAGCGAGAGGAACCTGCAAATTTCTTCGCGGTCCTTGTCCACGAACGGAATACTCATGGACTTCTTCTGGATGAGCTTCATGCGGGTCGTCAAGTCAGGAACATCGAGGCCCACCGCTACGCAAGATTCCAGCGGAGCCAGAAGCTTTTCCGAAATGCACGGGATTTCGGAATGGCCCTTGGGACGCGCCTCGCCTTCGCGAAGCGGATTGAACTGCGACGGATGCCTGTCGCAAGAAAGCACCACCTGCTTGCCCTGGGCACGCAAATGCTTAATCAAGATAGCAAGACGTTTCTGCGTGCTGACGCCATATTCCAGAAGCTGGACATCGTCCAAAAGCAGCACATCGCAGTTTTCGTACTTTTCCTGGAAGGCGTAAGCAAGTTCGCGGACATTGCCGAGTTTTGCATCCAACGCCTTGCTCATGGCGGTAGCGTCTCGCAAAAATTCGTAGGCATGGCAATACACCACGCGAATCTGGGAATTGCCCTTGAGCATCTGGCCGGCAATAGACTGCAACAAGTGAGTCTTGCCGAGGCCGGACTTGCCATATACAAAAAGCGGATTCAGAGCCGGATCGCCCGGCTTTTCGGCCACAGACTTGCAAGCTTCGCAAGCGGTAAAGTTGCAGTCGCCTTCGATAAAGTTTTCGAAGGTATAGCCGGCATACAAAGAAAGCTTGTGGCGGGGGGCACGCTTCTTGGCGGCCACACGGGCCGGGCGCACGGGCGGAAGCTTCGGGGCTGCCGGAGTCGACATCACCTGCACGTTTTTTTCGCTAGCGGCAATCGTAACCTTGAAATCTACAAAAGACGGTCCAAGGACTTCGGAAAAGGCGGTACGCAATACACCGGCGTAATGGGCAATCACCCAATCTCTGCGAAATTCATCAGGAACCGTTATCTGGGCGTAGCCGTCAAAAAATCCCTCGTATCCGACCATATCAAGGATTTCGAGGCCCAAATAATCATTACATTCAATATGCGCACGGTCCAACACCAACTGCCAGACCGAAGATTCTGAATTCAAAAGAGCAACAGAGTTCGTCACGTTTTACCAATCATCTAAAAAAGCATGAAAAAATTAAATAAAGCATACAACAAAATGACGCCGGCTCGTTTTTTTTTTTGAAAAGTGGCGATTTTGGTTCAAAAAACGCAAAAAATTATTTATTACCAATATTGCCCCCATTGTTACAAACAAATCACGCTTTTAGTCACTCCGCAATCAAGACAGACTCCCTATGATTGGAACAATTTATCAACAGAAAAATTTTGAACTATGTCTTGACAAGAAAACGAACACCTTCGATGAACAAAAAAGCACCA from Fibrobacter sp. UWB15 includes these protein-coding regions:
- a CDS encoding NAD(P)H-binding protein; this encodes MIALVTGGAGVVGKALCRELLARDVCVRVLVLPGDTQAGFLPEGVEVFYGDVSDLESIRKAFEGVDLVYHLAAILLSTKPGAFERINTDGTRNVVAAAREAGVKRLLYVSSISVTYPVLTEYGKSKLAGESCVKESSLEWTIVRPTLVIGDPVGYGGGIEFNMYANYVRRFPVYFLPGGGKCLKRPVKSVDLVKGIALAGLSENAVGKTYVLAGEGVLSLAEMAKAVLKLAGMRHWMIPMPWWIAKKLAALKSWIGGKPVTAEQALAGFLYDAAPDIENARVDLGYHPGSPLEI
- a CDS encoding DnaA ATPase domain-containing protein, translated to MTNSVALLNSESSVWQLVLDRAHIECNDYLGLEILDMVGYEGFFDGYAQITVPDEFRRDWVIAHYAGVLRTAFSEVLGPSFVDFKVTIAASEKNVQVMSTPAAPKLPPVRPARVAAKKRAPRHKLSLYAGYTFENFIEGDCNFTACEACKSVAEKPGDPALNPLFVYGKSGLGKTHLLQSIAGQMLKGNSQIRVVYCHAYEFLRDATAMSKALDAKLGNVRELAYAFQEKYENCDVLLLDDVQLLEYGVSTQKRLAILIKHLRAQGKQVVLSCDRHPSQFNPLREGEARPKGHSEIPCISEKLLAPLESCVAVGLDVPDLTTRMKLIQKKSMSIPFVDKDREEICRFLSLPPRENFRVIEGMLNGLRAMNEFCEENLDLGAVKRLVAAPGTSGVEDLSVKGISETVAMEFGCELTALASKRQDAGVALPRKVAMYLCREMTSSSLVNIGEFFNRDYSSVIAAIRSLVKQMDKDEDLARKVKDIRYLLEA